A window of the Acidovorax sp. YS12 genome harbors these coding sequences:
- a CDS encoding tetratricopeptide repeat protein, whose translation MLQQTSRFNAQSAERPVLAPAWLIALLAGLIGGALWLLYPRQDLERRLATATAGTDIALSVVYLQNLLRSDPANMHLHLLLARQHLLLGELPEAREELQRVRGSADPQIQRELAWLDWELDYAAYIALAADGEERARLRPAMKQKLQALRQYDWPADRLARLGQWGAQFHDPAFAQQSARELAARQADPDEAARLYEQAAREALGVSDYETCAQLYILARRVTTDPQHAKAYFLAALAALQSGNRLADAVALGEQEIGALADDPQVLLRMTELARAAARPDVADRYVRKLLRMALLRPAEDAPPPVLAAARPFMQPAALRAPAPRPAPVFDDGAHWLLPPGAIASAPLGPWRMMRAADGAAAQPRAPGLPFDDKVYSLAYEVFLENRKQDDAWAIARAAVRQRPQDIAWRERLARVSEWTERADVALENWLAIARQTQRPDAWQAVLRIAPGQFDDAALAQALLYQLRSRPSDMRLVRELVDAYERLGEPQPAIDYLQAHGQGAEAQELLAQLAERAGQPALALQEWRKLLAQPGTLTPQRAMQAAVLALLLRQPQLGLPWLEAARHGDMPQTHAQDYWRMTGQLAESRQRQALAVEAYRKLIALPEAEPSDFEALVRLLRDDYPLEAARISEMAWQRYARPEYLVDALTFHVSRSRWADTARLVRDVDAPTAAQREAAAALLATPEYLRLAGTYYQNTGATGRARAYFENGLRAAPSSTDMRSALLWLFIDSNDAAALRQLLATHEARWSADPELHDSLAAAYQALSLPQTALDRYLTPQVHAHQSDFLWLMNYADALDQNQQADQAWRLRRHLLMQQRQQMHAASAAEARQRWLTEEGLDTTRRIARARLLMTQRPGDPALAILRELLRLDQDAEASLSNAAAETAIGWLQDAGEYTAERGYLWHQYARTHGLRANRPLWADITVALAEDDKAATGQLLQEFDERLPRYDRVNAAAAVHDVRLAQTAAFETQHDQHDDAPLHLQLTENLLAFSDQAGASTQYSQLGGMDEARNAALLHLAVSPRLSLDMELASIRRLRTAPNLLRNVPDEEVAQVLLRWRHTDGETQLRAAARHGYATTYPRLLAHEQRLDNRLTLGGEVGTQQPSEESLALRIGGMKDRAAANLRYQATRQDQFTLMHWAERYMLQTGAVVGTGRHSSLQYSHTYRQDAPGLAFGAFWSRHAFERRDPGNFLGPQGQQFQNLLPPGTAMGPDFFLPESFRFYGVELSSNMRYAQEYTRAMRPYASVSRTWHSSMGPGYGLRLGLSGSVFGPDHLNLDWNLTKSGVQSLGLTRSLQLSYRLHF comes from the coding sequence ATGCTGCAGCAGACATCCAGGTTCAATGCACAGTCCGCTGAGCGGCCGGTCCTGGCCCCGGCCTGGCTGATCGCGCTGCTGGCCGGACTGATCGGCGGCGCGCTCTGGCTGCTGTACCCGCGCCAGGACCTGGAGCGGCGCCTGGCCACGGCCACGGCGGGCACCGACATCGCGCTGTCGGTGGTGTACCTGCAGAACCTGCTGCGCAGCGACCCGGCGAACATGCACCTGCACCTGCTGCTGGCGCGCCAGCACCTGCTGCTGGGGGAACTGCCCGAGGCACGCGAGGAACTGCAGCGCGTGCGCGGCAGCGCCGACCCGCAGATCCAGCGCGAGCTGGCATGGCTGGACTGGGAGCTCGACTACGCCGCGTACATCGCCCTCGCCGCCGATGGCGAGGAACGCGCCCGGCTGCGCCCCGCGATGAAGCAGAAACTGCAGGCGCTGCGCCAATACGACTGGCCCGCGGACCGGCTGGCGCGCCTGGGCCAGTGGGGCGCGCAATTCCACGACCCGGCCTTCGCGCAGCAAAGCGCGCGCGAGCTGGCGGCGCGGCAGGCCGACCCGGACGAAGCCGCGCGCCTGTACGAGCAGGCCGCGCGCGAGGCCCTGGGCGTCTCTGACTACGAAACCTGCGCGCAGCTCTACATCCTGGCGCGGCGCGTCACCACCGACCCGCAGCACGCCAAGGCCTACTTCCTCGCCGCCCTGGCCGCGCTGCAGTCCGGCAACCGGCTGGCCGACGCGGTGGCCCTGGGCGAGCAGGAGATCGGCGCGCTCGCCGACGACCCGCAGGTGCTGCTGCGCATGACCGAGCTGGCCCGCGCCGCGGCGCGCCCGGACGTGGCCGACCGCTACGTGCGCAAGCTCCTGCGCATGGCCCTGCTGCGGCCTGCCGAAGACGCACCGCCCCCCGTGCTGGCAGCAGCCCGCCCGTTCATGCAGCCCGCCGCGCTGCGCGCGCCGGCGCCGCGCCCGGCCCCGGTTTTCGACGACGGCGCGCACTGGCTGCTGCCGCCGGGCGCCATCGCCAGCGCGCCCCTGGGGCCATGGCGCATGATGCGCGCGGCCGATGGCGCGGCGGCGCAGCCCCGCGCGCCCGGCCTGCCCTTCGACGACAAGGTCTACAGCCTGGCCTACGAGGTCTTCCTGGAAAACCGCAAGCAGGACGACGCCTGGGCCATCGCGCGCGCCGCCGTGCGGCAGCGGCCGCAGGACATCGCCTGGCGCGAGCGCCTGGCACGGGTGTCGGAATGGACCGAGCGCGCCGACGTGGCCCTGGAGAACTGGCTCGCCATCGCGCGCCAGACGCAGCGCCCCGATGCCTGGCAGGCCGTGCTGCGCATCGCACCCGGACAGTTCGACGACGCGGCGCTGGCCCAGGCCCTGCTGTACCAGTTGCGCAGCCGCCCGTCGGACATGCGCCTGGTGCGCGAGCTGGTCGATGCCTACGAACGCCTGGGCGAGCCCCAGCCCGCCATCGACTACCTGCAGGCGCACGGCCAGGGCGCCGAGGCGCAGGAACTGCTCGCCCAACTGGCCGAACGCGCCGGGCAGCCCGCGCTGGCCCTGCAGGAATGGCGCAAGCTGCTCGCCCAGCCCGGCACGCTGACGCCCCAGCGCGCCATGCAGGCCGCCGTGCTGGCCCTGCTGCTGCGCCAGCCCCAGCTCGGGCTGCCCTGGCTCGAAGCCGCGCGCCACGGCGACATGCCGCAGACGCACGCCCAGGACTACTGGCGCATGACCGGCCAGCTGGCCGAGAGCCGCCAGCGCCAGGCCCTGGCCGTGGAGGCGTACCGCAAGCTCATCGCGCTGCCCGAGGCGGAGCCCTCGGACTTCGAGGCGCTGGTGCGCCTGCTGCGCGACGACTACCCGCTGGAGGCGGCGCGCATCAGCGAAATGGCGTGGCAGCGCTATGCCCGGCCCGAATACCTGGTGGACGCGCTCACCTTCCACGTCAGCCGCAGCCGCTGGGCCGACACCGCCCGCCTGGTGCGCGACGTGGACGCCCCCACGGCCGCGCAGCGGGAGGCCGCCGCCGCGCTGCTGGCCACGCCGGAATACCTGCGCCTGGCCGGCACCTACTACCAGAACACCGGCGCCACGGGCCGTGCGCGCGCCTACTTCGAGAACGGCCTGCGCGCCGCGCCCAGCTCCACCGACATGCGCAGCGCCCTGCTCTGGCTGTTCATCGACAGCAACGACGCCGCGGCGCTGCGCCAGTTGCTCGCCACGCACGAGGCGCGCTGGAGCGCCGACCCGGAGCTGCACGACTCCCTGGCCGCCGCCTACCAGGCGCTGTCCCTGCCCCAGACGGCCCTGGACCGCTACCTGACGCCGCAGGTGCACGCGCACCAGAGCGACTTCCTGTGGCTCATGAACTATGCCGACGCGCTGGACCAGAACCAGCAGGCCGACCAGGCGTGGCGCCTGCGCCGCCACCTCCTGATGCAGCAGCGGCAGCAGATGCACGCGGCCTCGGCCGCCGAGGCGCGCCAGCGCTGGCTGACCGAGGAGGGGCTGGACACCACGCGGCGCATCGCGCGCGCGCGCCTGCTCATGACGCAGCGGCCCGGCGACCCGGCGCTGGCCATCCTGCGCGAGCTGCTGCGCCTGGACCAGGACGCGGAGGCCAGCCTGTCGAACGCGGCGGCGGAAACCGCCATCGGCTGGCTGCAGGACGCCGGCGAATACACGGCGGAGCGTGGCTACCTGTGGCACCAGTACGCGCGCACCCACGGCCTGCGCGCCAACCGCCCGCTGTGGGCCGACATCACCGTGGCCCTGGCCGAGGACGACAAGGCCGCCACGGGCCAGCTGCTGCAGGAATTCGACGAGCGCCTGCCGCGCTACGACCGCGTGAACGCCGCCGCCGCCGTGCACGACGTGCGCCTGGCCCAGACCGCGGCCTTCGAGACGCAGCACGACCAGCACGACGATGCCCCGCTGCACCTGCAGCTGACCGAGAACCTGCTGGCCTTCAGCGACCAGGCAGGCGCCAGCACGCAGTACAGCCAGCTCGGCGGCATGGACGAAGCGCGCAACGCCGCGCTGCTGCACCTGGCGGTCAGCCCCCGGCTGTCACTCGACATGGAGCTGGCCAGCATCCGCCGCCTGCGCACGGCGCCGAACCTGCTGCGCAACGTGCCCGACGAGGAAGTGGCGCAGGTGCTGCTGCGCTGGCGCCACACCGACGGCGAGACCCAACTGCGCGCCGCCGCGCGGCACGGCTACGCCACCACCTACCCGCGGCTGCTGGCCCACGAGCAGCGCCTGGACAACCGGCTGACCCTGGGCGGCGAAGTCGGCACCCAGCAGCCCAGCGAGGAAAGCCTGGCGCTGCGCATCGGCGGCATGAAGGACCGCGCCGCCGCGAACCTGCGCTACCAGGCCACGCGCCAGGACCAGTTCACGCTCATGCACTGGGCCGAGCGCTACATGCTGCAGACCGGCGCCGTGGTGGGCACCGGGCGCCACAGTTCGCTCCAGTACAGCCACACCTACCGGCAGGACGCGCCCGGGCTGGCGTTCGGCGCGTTCTGGTCCCGCCACGCGTTCGAGCGCCGCGACCCCGGCAACTTCCTCGGCCCGCAGGGCCAGCAGTTCCAGAACCTGCTGCCGCCCGGCACCGCCATGGGGCCCGATTTCTTCCTGCCCGAGAGCTTCCGCTTCTACGGCGTCGAACTGTCCAGCAACATGCGCTACGCGCAGGAATACACGCGCGCCATGCGCCCCTACGCCAGCGTGAGCCGCACCTGGCACAGCAGCATGGGCCCCGGCTACGGCCTGCGCCTGGGGCTGTCGGGCAGCGTGTTCGGCCCGGACCACCTGAACCTGGACTGGAACCTGACCAAGTCCGGCGTGCAGTCCCTGGGGCTCACGCGCTCCTTGCAACTGTCGTACCGGCTCCATTTCTGA
- a CDS encoding penicillin-binding protein activator LpoB: MLPRPSLTRRLRMLATAGALLLLAACSTIDRGTPPALERQASWVVLPFANHTETPLAGNRAEAIAQALLHAQDVGAVRRAPSTTQQEALFNAGDSARMNDALNWAREQQIRYALAGTVEEWRYKVGVDGEPAAGVTLQILDVATGDILWSGSGGQSGWSREALSAVAQKLIRKLLQSGLSGAR, from the coding sequence ATGCTCCCTCGCCCATCGCTCACCCGCCGCCTGCGCATGCTGGCCACCGCTGGCGCCCTCTTGCTGCTGGCGGCCTGCTCCACCATCGACCGCGGCACCCCGCCCGCGCTGGAACGGCAGGCCAGCTGGGTCGTGTTGCCCTTCGCCAACCACACCGAAACGCCGCTGGCGGGCAACCGCGCCGAAGCCATCGCCCAGGCCCTGCTGCACGCCCAGGACGTGGGCGCGGTGCGGCGCGCACCCAGCACCACGCAGCAGGAGGCCCTGTTCAACGCCGGTGACAGCGCGCGCATGAACGACGCCCTGAACTGGGCGCGCGAGCAGCAGATCCGCTACGCGCTGGCCGGCACCGTGGAGGAATGGCGCTACAAGGTCGGCGTGGACGGCGAGCCCGCCGCCGGCGTCACGCTGCAGATCCTGGACGTGGCCACGGGTGACATCCTGTGGAGCGGCTCCGGCGGCCAGAGCGGCTGGAGCCGCGAGGCGCTCTCCGCCGTCGCGCAGAAGCTGATCCGCAAGCTGCTGCAATCGGGCCTGTCGGGTGCCCGCTGA
- the pelF gene encoding GT4 family glycosyltransferase PelF — MKKPSTRPEAQAADIALLLEGTFPYVSGGVSSWINQIIRAYPEYRFAIVFLGSRREDYGEFRYALPDNVVHFEEHYLYAPIHWHQQPAPRQGSARGEALALRLIDAFGQGVDSPQAMEVFREAALELLPGGALRLEDFLYSQSAWNIICDIYRKHCADPSFVDFFWTVRIMYQPLWMLARVARELIPVRAVHCASTGYAGFLGGLMAQTRGTPLILSEHGIYTKERKIDLFKSEWIRDNRNIFQRDPTELSYFRQMWIQFFEWIGRYCYHCADPIIALYEANRLRQVLDGAPAGRTFNIPNGIQLARFAPLRAQRPEAPPPVLCLIGRVVPIKDIKTFIRAMRRVVNQRPDAQGWIAGPEDEDPAYATECHNLVRSLGLQEHIRFLGFQRVEALMPQIGLVVLSSISEALPLVLLEGYAAGVPTVTTDVGSCRQLVEGLDDEDRALGHSGTVVPIADPQRLADAALALLGDPAAWQAASQAAIARVERYYTDTLMFARYRKVYETALERTPQAPHAPGGPAWQA, encoded by the coding sequence ATGAAAAAACCGTCAACACGTCCTGAAGCACAGGCAGCCGACATCGCCCTGCTGCTCGAGGGCACGTTTCCCTACGTCAGCGGCGGCGTGTCGAGCTGGATCAACCAGATCATCCGGGCCTACCCGGAGTACCGCTTCGCCATCGTCTTCCTGGGCAGCCGGCGCGAGGACTACGGCGAATTCCGCTACGCCCTGCCCGACAACGTGGTGCACTTCGAGGAGCACTACCTCTACGCGCCCATCCACTGGCACCAGCAGCCTGCGCCGCGCCAGGGCAGCGCGCGCGGCGAGGCCCTGGCGCTGCGCCTGATCGACGCCTTCGGCCAGGGCGTGGACAGCCCCCAGGCCATGGAGGTGTTCCGCGAAGCCGCGCTGGAGCTGCTGCCCGGCGGGGCCCTGCGGCTGGAGGATTTCCTCTACAGCCAGAGCGCCTGGAACATCATCTGCGACATCTACCGCAAGCACTGCGCCGACCCGTCGTTCGTGGACTTCTTCTGGACCGTGCGCATCATGTACCAGCCCCTGTGGATGCTGGCGCGGGTGGCGCGCGAGCTCATTCCGGTGCGCGCGGTGCACTGCGCCTCCACGGGCTACGCGGGCTTCCTGGGCGGCCTGATGGCGCAGACGCGCGGCACGCCGCTGATCCTGTCGGAGCACGGCATCTACACCAAGGAACGCAAGATCGACCTGTTCAAGAGCGAGTGGATCCGCGACAACCGCAACATCTTCCAGCGCGACCCGACCGAGCTGTCGTACTTCCGCCAGATGTGGATCCAGTTCTTCGAGTGGATCGGCCGCTACTGCTACCACTGCGCCGACCCGATCATCGCGCTGTACGAAGCCAACCGGCTGCGCCAGGTGCTCGATGGCGCGCCGGCCGGGCGCACCTTCAACATTCCCAACGGCATCCAGCTGGCGCGCTTCGCGCCGCTGCGCGCGCAGCGCCCCGAGGCGCCGCCGCCCGTGCTGTGCCTGATCGGCCGCGTGGTGCCCATCAAGGACATCAAGACCTTCATCCGCGCCATGCGCCGCGTGGTCAACCAGCGCCCCGACGCGCAGGGCTGGATCGCCGGGCCCGAGGACGAAGACCCGGCCTACGCCACCGAGTGCCACAACCTGGTGCGCAGCCTGGGGCTGCAGGAGCACATCCGCTTCCTGGGCTTCCAGCGCGTCGAGGCCCTGATGCCGCAGATCGGCCTGGTGGTGCTGTCCTCCATCAGCGAGGCCCTGCCGCTGGTGCTGCTCGAAGGCTACGCCGCCGGCGTGCCCACGGTGACGACCGACGTCGGCTCGTGCCGCCAGCTGGTGGAAGGGCTGGACGACGAGGACCGCGCGCTGGGCCACTCGGGCACGGTGGTGCCGATCGCCGACCCGCAGCGCCTGGCCGACGCGGCGCTGGCCCTGCTCGGCGACCCCGCCGCCTGGCAGGCGGCCAGCCAGGCGGCCATTGCCCGCGTGGAGCGCTACTACACCGACACGCTGATGTTCGCGCGCTACCGCAAGGTCTACGAGACCGCGCTGGAGCGCACACCCCAAGCACCCCACGCCCCCGGAGGCCCCGCATGGCAGGCATAG
- the pelG gene encoding exopolysaccharide Pel transporter PelG encodes MAGIGFELRHMLRKNTLLGLVQAYAYAGVIGSGPWVLSIVGILLIGIFSASVVVPGHLVTQFQTSVTYLVACSLIYTGLVQLAFTRFISDRLFEKQRQLVLPNLHGLMVFVLLGAGLLGSLALFVLLPGQSLLYRLLMLAGFTLLCGVWVLTVLLSGMKRYKAIVALFGLSYGLIVAASLLMRAWGLEGLLGGFVLGHYVLLAGMWLLVVKEFSPARRLVAFDFLQRDKLYPSLIAIGFLYNLGIWADKFMFWFFPPTSDEIIGSLRASLIYDLPVFLSYLSIIPGMAVFLVRIETDFVEYYDKFYDAVRSGGSLEYIESMRDEMVYSIQQGLGEIAKIQTLAVLTTFVAGPALLDALGISRLYLPLLHVQVVGAGLQVGLMAVLNVFFYLDQRRTVLLLCAQFVLLNVLLTGYTLLYGAALYGYGFALATLLTLGTGLALLTRRLNQLEYQTFMLQ; translated from the coding sequence ATGGCAGGCATAGGATTCGAGCTGCGCCACATGCTGCGCAAGAACACCCTGCTGGGGCTGGTGCAGGCCTACGCCTACGCCGGCGTCATCGGCTCCGGCCCCTGGGTGCTGTCCATCGTCGGCATCCTGCTCATCGGCATCTTCAGCGCCAGCGTGGTGGTGCCCGGCCACCTGGTGACGCAGTTCCAGACCTCGGTCACCTACCTCGTCGCCTGCAGCCTGATCTACACCGGGCTGGTGCAGCTGGCGTTCACCCGCTTCATCTCGGACCGGCTGTTCGAGAAGCAAAGGCAGCTCGTCCTGCCCAACCTGCACGGCCTGATGGTGTTCGTGCTGCTCGGCGCGGGCCTGCTCGGCTCGCTGGCGCTGTTCGTGCTGCTGCCCGGGCAAAGCCTGCTGTACCGGCTGCTGATGCTCGCCGGGTTCACGCTGCTGTGCGGCGTCTGGGTGCTCACGGTGCTGCTGTCGGGCATGAAGCGCTACAAGGCCATCGTGGCGCTGTTCGGCCTGTCGTACGGGCTGATCGTGGCCGCCTCGCTGCTGATGCGCGCCTGGGGCCTCGAAGGGCTGCTGGGCGGCTTCGTGCTGGGCCACTACGTGCTGCTGGCGGGCATGTGGCTGCTGGTGGTGAAGGAGTTCAGCCCCGCCAGGCGCCTGGTGGCGTTCGATTTCCTGCAGCGCGACAAGCTCTACCCCTCGCTGATCGCCATCGGCTTTCTCTACAACCTGGGCATCTGGGCCGACAAGTTCATGTTCTGGTTCTTCCCGCCCACCTCGGACGAGATCATCGGCAGCCTGCGCGCGTCGCTCATCTACGACCTGCCGGTGTTCCTGTCCTACCTGTCGATCATCCCCGGCATGGCGGTGTTCCTGGTGCGCATCGAGACCGACTTCGTCGAGTACTACGACAAGTTCTACGACGCCGTGCGCAGCGGCGGCTCGCTGGAATACATCGAGTCGATGCGCGACGAAATGGTGTACTCCATCCAGCAGGGCCTGGGCGAGATCGCCAAGATCCAGACCCTGGCCGTGCTGACCACCTTCGTGGCCGGCCCGGCGCTGCTCGACGCCCTGGGCATCTCGCGCCTGTACCTGCCGCTGCTGCATGTGCAGGTGGTCGGCGCGGGCCTGCAGGTCGGGCTGATGGCGGTGCTCAACGTCTTCTTCTACCTCGACCAGCGGCGCACCGTGCTGCTGCTGTGCGCCCAGTTCGTGCTGCTCAACGTGCTGCTCACCGGCTACACGCTGCTGTACGGCGCGGCCCTGTACGGCTACGGCTTCGCGCTGGCCACGCTGCTGACGCTGGGCACCGGCCTGGCCCTGCTGACGCGCCGCCTGAACCAGCTCGAATACCAGACTTTCATGCTGCAATAG
- the hisA gene encoding 1-(5-phosphoribosyl)-5-[(5-phosphoribosylamino)methylideneamino]imidazole-4-carboxamide isomerase, translating into MLLIPAIDLKDGHCVRLKQGDMDQSTTFGEDPAAMARKWVAAGARRLHLVDLNGAFAGQPKNHGAIKSILKEVGGEIPVQLGGGIRDLDTIEKYIDGGMRYVIIGTAAVKNPGFLKDACSAFGGHIIVGLDAKDGKVATDGWSKLTGHEVVDLAKKFEDWGVESIIYTDIGRDGMLSGINVEATVRLAQALSIPVIASGGLAGMADIEQLCAVESEGVEGVICGRAIYSGDLDFAAAQERADELTV; encoded by the coding sequence ATGCTGCTCATTCCTGCCATCGACCTCAAGGACGGCCACTGCGTTCGCCTCAAGCAGGGCGATATGGACCAATCGACCACGTTCGGCGAAGACCCGGCCGCGATGGCGCGCAAGTGGGTCGCCGCCGGCGCGCGCCGCCTGCACCTGGTGGACCTGAACGGCGCCTTTGCCGGCCAGCCCAAGAACCACGGCGCCATCAAGTCCATCCTCAAGGAGGTGGGCGGCGAGATCCCGGTGCAGCTCGGCGGCGGCATCCGCGACCTCGACACCATCGAGAAGTACATCGACGGCGGCATGCGCTACGTCATCATCGGCACCGCCGCGGTGAAGAACCCCGGCTTCCTGAAGGACGCCTGCAGCGCCTTCGGCGGCCACATCATCGTCGGCCTCGACGCCAAGGACGGCAAGGTGGCCACCGACGGCTGGAGCAAGCTCACCGGCCACGAGGTGGTGGACCTGGCGAAGAAGTTCGAGGACTGGGGCGTCGAGTCGATCATCTACACCGACATCGGCCGCGACGGCATGCTCTCGGGCATCAACGTCGAGGCCACGGTCAGGCTGGCGCAGGCGCTGAGCATTCCGGTGATCGCCTCGGGCGGCCTGGCGGGCATGGCCGACATCGAGCAACTGTGCGCCGTGGAGTCCGAGGGCGTGGAGGGCGTCATCTGCGGCCGCGCCATCTATTCGGGCGACCTCGACTTCGCCGCCGCGCAGGAACGCGCCGATGAGCTGACGGTTTAA
- the hisH gene encoding imidazole glycerol phosphate synthase subunit HisH, with product MKMEAKTVAVVDYGMGNLRSVSQAVQAAAEGSGWQVVVTARPEAVRAAQRVVLPGQGAMPDCMRELRESGLLEPVLEAAATKPLFGVCVGMQMLLDHSEEGDVAGLGLIPGQVCRFDLAGRLQPDGSRYKVPQMGWNRVHPVPHGGVLHPVWDGIPDGAYFYFVHSFYARPLDAAHCAGESDYGGRFAAAVARGNIFATQFHPEKSAGHGLRLYRNFLHWNP from the coding sequence ATGAAAATGGAAGCAAAAACCGTTGCGGTGGTGGACTATGGCATGGGCAACCTGCGTTCGGTCTCGCAGGCCGTGCAGGCTGCCGCCGAGGGCTCGGGCTGGCAGGTCGTCGTGACGGCCCGGCCAGAGGCCGTGCGCGCCGCCCAGCGCGTGGTGCTGCCGGGCCAGGGCGCCATGCCCGACTGCATGCGCGAGCTGCGCGAATCCGGCCTGCTGGAGCCGGTGCTGGAGGCCGCCGCCACCAAGCCGCTGTTCGGCGTGTGCGTGGGCATGCAGATGCTGCTCGACCACAGCGAGGAGGGCGACGTGGCCGGCCTGGGCCTGATTCCCGGCCAGGTGTGCCGCTTCGACCTCGCCGGGCGCCTGCAGCCCGACGGCAGCCGCTACAAGGTGCCGCAAATGGGCTGGAACCGCGTGCACCCGGTGCCGCACGGCGGCGTGCTGCACCCGGTGTGGGACGGCATTCCCGACGGCGCGTACTTCTACTTCGTGCACAGCTTCTACGCCCGGCCGCTGGATGCCGCGCACTGCGCGGGCGAGTCCGACTACGGCGGCCGCTTTGCGGCGGCGGTGGCACGCGGTAATATTTTCGCCACGCAATTCCACCCCGAGAAAAGCGCCGGCCACGGCCTGCGGCTGTACCGCAACTTCCTGCACTGGAATCCCTGA
- the hisB gene encoding imidazoleglycerol-phosphate dehydratase HisB: protein MTSSALVPSAATARTAEVSRTTAETRIHVRVNLDGSGEARLNTGIGFFDHMLDQIARHGLIDLEVRCDGDLHIDGHHTVEDVGITLGQAFARAVGDKKGIRRYGHAYVPLDEALSRVVVDFSGRPGLHLHIPFTAASIGGFDTQLTYEFFQGFVNHAGVTLHIDNLKGINAHHQCETVFKAFARALRAALELDPRSAGVVPSTKGSL, encoded by the coding sequence ATGACGTCTTCCGCACTCGTTCCCTCCGCCGCCACGGCCCGCACGGCCGAAGTCAGCCGCACCACGGCCGAAACCCGCATCCACGTGCGCGTCAACCTCGACGGCAGCGGCGAAGCCCGCCTCAACACCGGCATCGGCTTCTTCGACCACATGCTCGACCAGATTGCGCGCCACGGCCTGATCGACCTGGAGGTGCGCTGCGACGGCGACCTGCACATCGACGGCCACCACACCGTGGAGGACGTGGGCATCACCCTGGGCCAGGCTTTCGCGCGCGCCGTGGGCGACAAGAAGGGCATCCGCCGCTACGGCCACGCCTACGTGCCGCTGGACGAAGCGCTGTCGCGCGTGGTGGTCGATTTCTCGGGCCGCCCGGGGCTGCACCTGCACATTCCGTTCACGGCGGCGAGCATCGGCGGCTTCGACACCCAGCTCACCTACGAGTTCTTCCAGGGCTTCGTGAACCACGCGGGGGTCACGCTGCACATCGACAACCTCAAGGGCATCAACGCGCACCACCAGTGCGAGACGGTGTTCAAGGCCTTCGCACGCGCGCTGCGCGCGGCGCTGGAGCTCGACCCGCGCAGCGCGGGCGTCGTCCCCTCGACCAAGGGTTCGTTGTAG
- a CDS encoding histidinol-phosphate transaminase — protein MTAALTETALSRIRADVRAMHAYTVQAADGLLKMDAMENPFGLPPALQAALGQRLGALALNRYPGPRTEVLRDALARHADMPEGCALVLGNGSDELISLVALACAWPGAQVLAPLPGFVMYGMSAQLQGLGFTGVALTPDFALDVAAMEAAIARHRPAITYIAYPNNPTATLWDDAAVLRTIDAAGAQGGIVVIDEAYQPFASRTWLDRMRAEPARHGHVLLMRTLSKFGLAGVRLGYLIGPAALVQEIDKVRPPYNVSVLNAEAALFALEHADVFAAQAAELRAGRDRLVAQLRALPGVLKVWDSEANMVLLRVPDAARTFEGMKNRKVLVKNVSTMHPLLAGCLRLTVGSAADNAQMLAALQASL, from the coding sequence ATGACCGCCGCACTGACCGAAACCGCCCTGTCCCGCATCCGCGCCGACGTGCGCGCCATGCACGCCTACACCGTGCAGGCCGCCGACGGCCTGCTGAAGATGGACGCCATGGAGAACCCCTTCGGCTTGCCGCCCGCGCTGCAGGCCGCGCTGGGCCAGCGCCTCGGCGCCCTGGCGCTGAACCGCTACCCGGGCCCGCGCACCGAGGTGCTGCGCGACGCGCTGGCGCGGCACGCGGACATGCCCGAGGGCTGCGCGCTGGTCCTGGGCAACGGCTCGGACGAGCTCATCAGCCTGGTGGCCCTGGCCTGCGCCTGGCCCGGCGCGCAGGTGCTGGCGCCGCTGCCGGGCTTCGTCATGTACGGCATGAGCGCGCAGCTGCAGGGCCTGGGCTTCACCGGCGTGGCGCTGACGCCCGATTTCGCGCTCGACGTGGCGGCGATGGAGGCCGCCATCGCGCGGCACCGCCCGGCCATCACCTACATCGCCTACCCGAACAACCCCACGGCCACGCTGTGGGACGACGCGGCGGTGCTGCGCACCATCGACGCGGCGGGCGCGCAGGGCGGCATCGTGGTCATCGACGAGGCGTACCAGCCCTTCGCCAGCCGCACCTGGCTCGACCGCATGCGCGCCGAGCCGGCGCGCCACGGCCACGTGCTGCTGATGCGCACGCTCTCCAAGTTCGGCCTGGCTGGCGTGCGCCTGGGCTACCTCATCGGCCCGGCGGCGCTGGTGCAGGAGATCGACAAGGTGCGCCCGCCCTACAACGTGAGCGTGCTCAACGCCGAGGCCGCGCTGTTCGCGCTGGAGCATGCCGACGTGTTCGCCGCCCAGGCCGCCGAGCTGCGTGCCGGGCGCGACCGGCTGGTGGCGCAGCTGCGCGCGCTGCCGGGCGTGCTGAAGGTGTGGGACAGCGAGGCCAACATGGTGCTGCTGCGCGTGCCCGATGCCGCACGCACCTTCGAGGGCATGAAAAACCGCAAGGTCCTCGTCAAGAACGTTTCTACAATGCACCCATTGCTGGCGGGCTGCCTGCGCCTGACGGTCGGCAGCGCCGCCGACAACGCCCAGATGCTCGCCGCGCTCCAGGCCTCCCTATGA